The following coding sequences lie in one Danio rerio strain Tuebingen ecotype United States chromosome 25, GRCz12tu, whole genome shotgun sequence genomic window:
- the nudt7 gene encoding peroxisomal coenzyme A diphosphatase NUDT7 translates to MELKERVTAALRSLSGKVELSRLPIPKSLPKASVLIPLLLQDGELRLLLTVRSIHLSHHAGEVCFPGGKCESSDRDDVHTALREAEEEIGLPADAAQVIATLFPVINKAGLLITPVVAFIQSSFRPSINPQEVSEVFTLPLDFFTRADHHSGYPVPSVFGPTHSFMYTDPASGRVHQIWGLTAALAITVAAIGLQKTPEFQTGFDLEDPVSTFRSALQRRLSKL, encoded by the exons ATGGAGCTGAAGGAGCGGGTCACCGCGGCTCTCAGGAGTCTCTCCGGTAAAGTGGAGCTCTCCCGGTTACCGATACCGAAGTCTCTGCCGAAGGCGTCGGTGCTGATCCCCCTGCTGCTGCAGGACGGAGAGCTGCGGCTCCTGCTCACCGTGCGCTCCATACAC CTCAGTCATCACGCTGGTGAAGTGTGTTTTCCAGGAGGAAAGTGTGAGTCTTCAGACAGAGATGATGTTCACACAGCGCTGCGAGAGGCGGAAGAGGAGATCGGCCTTCCAGCGGACGCAGCGCAGGTCATCGCTACACTCTTCCCTGTCATCaacaag gcggGTCTGCTGATCACGCCGGTGGTGGCCttcatccagagctccttcaggCCCAGCATCAACCCACAGGAGGTCAGTGAGGTGTTCACGCTGCCGCTGGACTTCTTCACGCGAGCGGACCATCATTCGGGATACCCCGTGCCCAGCGTGTTCGGTCCCACACACAGCTTCATGTACACGGATCCGGCTAGCGGTCGCGTGCATCAGATCTGGGGTCTGACCGCGGCTCTGGCCATCACGGTGGCGGCGATCGGTTTGCAGAAAACGCCGGAGTTCCAGACGGGCTTCGATCTGGAGGATCCAGTGTCTACATTCAGGAGCGCACTGCAGCGCAGGCTGAGCAAGTTATGA
- the si:dkey-234i14.9 gene encoding immunoglobulin kappa variable 6-21: MTESRTNTIFIIIIIIFIIIIIIIIITADSTTAMINICICIWTLTLCIQESWGQVTVTQSPAVRSITQGETLTISCKTSQPISDCNDCVSWYQQKPGETPKLLIYYISSPYSNTPSRFSGGGSDYGSDFTLSISGVQTEDAGDYYCLSYHYINSKAVFTQ, from the exons ATGACTGAGAGCAGAACAAAcacaatcttcatcatcatcatcatcatcttcatcatcatcatcatcatcatcatcatcacagcagACTCAACTACAGCTATGATCAACATCTGCATCTGCATCTGGACTCTGACTCTCTGCATTCAGG AGAGTTGGGGACAAGTGACAGTGACTCAGAGTCCAGCAGTCAGATCCATCACACAAGGAGAAACTCTGACCATCAGCTGCAAAACCAGTCAGCCCATTTCTGACTGTAATGACTGTGTGTCCTGGTATCAGCAGAAACCTGGAGAAACTCCTAAACTCCTCATCTATTATATAAGCAGCCCTTACTCAAACACTCCATCTAGATTCAGTGGTGGTGGATCTGACTATGGCAGTGATTTTACTCTGAGCATCAGTGGAGTCCAGACTGAAGATGCTGGAGATTATTACTGTCTGAGTTACCACTACATTAACAGTAAAGCTGTGTTCACACAGTGA
- the igl4v8 gene encoding immunoglobulin kappa light chain, producing the protein MTESRTNTIFIIIIIIITADSTTAMINICICIWTLTLLARECRGQITVTQSPSVTAQAGQAVSITCKTSTAVWNGNHLAWYQQKPGEAPKLLIYYATTRYSNTPSRFSGGGSRTDFTLSISGVQTEDAGDYYCQSFHYPALWYTFGGGTKLLISTGSPVKPSVSLLGSSSLQSSGDSAALLCLLSSYSPPGAKVSWTRDGSELSEGFLTSAESQQDGRYSCTSVLKLKREEWEKRERYACRVTHAGGDQEIPFPKC; encoded by the exons ATGACTGAGAGCAGAACAAAcacaatcttcatcatcatcatcatcatcatcacagcagACTCAACTACAGCTATGATCAACATCTGCATCTGCATCTGGACTCTGACACTGCTCGCTCGAG AGTGTCGAGGACAGATCACTGTTACCCAGAGTCCATCAGTAACAGCTCAAGCTGGACAAGCCGTCTCTATAACCTGCAAAACCAGCACTGCAGTGTGGAATGGTAATCATTTAGCCTGGTATCAGCAGAAACCTGGAGAAGCTCCTAAACTCCTGATTTATTATGCAACAACCCGTTACTCAAACACTCCATCTAGATTCAGTGGCGGTGGATCCAGAACTGATTTTACTCTGAGCATCAGTGGAGTCCAGACTGAAGATGCTGGAGATTATTACTGTCAGAGTTTCCACTATCCGG CACTGTGGTACACATTCGGTGGAGGAACCAAACTGCTGATCTCAA CTGGTTCCCCAGTGAAGCCCTCAGTGTCTCTGCTCGGCTCCTCTTCTCTGCAGAGCTCTGGAGACTCGGCCGCTCTGCTCTGCCTGCTCAGCTCTTACTCTCCACCGGGGGCGAAGGTGAGCTGGACACGGGACGGCTCTGAGCTCAGCGAGGGGTTCCTGACCAGTGCAGAGAGCCAGCAGGACGGCCGCTACAGCTGCACCAGCGTCCTGAAGCTCAAGAGAGAAGAATGGGAGAAGCGAGAGCGCTACGCCTGCAGAGTCACTCATGCTGGAGGTGATCAGGAGATCCCGTTCCCCAAGTGCtga
- the tmed6 gene encoding transmembrane emp24 domain-containing protein 6: MCKSVFSMCCVVFVCVCVSAAPQLSDQELLWGSDQYDFSIMLRAADLQCFWHFAHYGEHFYLNFMVQLVTGVALDRHLSVMVNAPSGLIVGKVDDASGQIAFSVKETGFYQMCFSNFHNRFGSMQVFLDFGVYYDGQENAEKRKEDEKKRKEEDLKQINSTLSVIEESSGRLQRFVFHMWRHYNYERMRRGADFYLLQSNSSYISSWSAAQSLMIISAGVLQLWGIRRLFRRPPAEGAHC; this comes from the exons ATGTGTAAGAGTGTGTTTTCCATGTGTtgtgtggtgtttgtgtgtgtgtgtgtgtctgcagctcCTCAGTTGTCGGATCAGGAGCTGTTGTGGGGGTCTGATCAGTATGATTTCTCCATCATGCTGCGCGCCGCTGACCTGCAGTGCTTCTGGCACTTCGCTCACTATGGAGAACACTTCTACCTCAACTTCATG gtgcAGCTGGTCACCGGTGTGGCTCTGGACAGACACCTCTCGGTGATGGTCAATGCTCCCAGTGGACTGATAGTGGGGAAAGTGGATGATGCCAGCGGTCAGATTGCCTTCAGCGTCAAGGAGACGG GCTTTTACCAGATGTGCTTCAGCAATTTCCACAATCGCTTCGGGAGCATGCAGGTCTTCCTGGACTTCGGCGTGTATTACGATGGACAGGAGAACGCCGAGAAGCGAAAGGAGGACGAGAAGAAGAGGAAAGAGGAGGATCTGAAGCAGATCAACAGCACACTGTCCGTCATTGAG gagagcAGCGGGCGCCTGCAGAGGTTCGTCTTCCACATGTGGCGGCACTATAACTATGAGCGGATGCGGCGCGGCGCCGACTTCTACCTGCTGCAGTCCAACAGCAGCTACATCAGCAGCTGGTCTGCAGCTCAGAGTCTGATGATCATCAGTGCAGGAGTGCTGCAGCTCTGGGGGATCAGGAGACTGTTCAGGAGACCACCAGCAGAGGGAGcacactgctga